In Hylaeus volcanicus isolate JK05 unplaced genomic scaffold, UHH_iyHylVolc1.0_haploid 11334, whole genome shotgun sequence, the genomic window AAAGTAAAGAGTTCGCGTAAGTGAGAACATACGCACTAAAGATAGAGTCATCGCGgagttacctacgaaagtccgacgtttattattcgccaattattagagtcccgtgtcgcgagtgtacAACCAGACCAGATCAACGATTGGTATTGTTAAaccattttcaattgtataatttttattcttgtttgtaaGTAATCCCAAACTcagttttgtttcataattatatttgttaatactcaAACTTAGTgacaattattatagaatcccaaaattccttcttttccaattaaatacagataaggtgagctttagctctttaatcGAAGACAAGAATCCTTAAAGAAAGTCCCAAAACTAGTTGGGACGTAACAAAATTGATGTCAGAAGTGGGATTCGTCTTCCTTGCTACTGAAACACGGTTTCCTTAGCACAAAACTTAtctgtattcattttttttttattatttgagtTTTGGATTACATTATTGTTAATAACCACCGCCATAATGGCTATCCCACAAACAGTCGCGCCTCCCCTACCTACCACCGCTCCGGCGGCAGGGCAATCGTCTAGTAGGAGGTCGTTGGAATTTGAGACGTCTGCTATTGACGTCCTAAGACAACGAGATGACGAGGATAGGGTATATCGCGCACTAGATACTATTCCGCGTTTTGACCTCCGACTCACAAGCCTGGAAGAATTTATGGGAGCCGTACAAAGTGTCATATACCGAATCCCACCAGGATATGAGGAGAAATTTGTAACGGAGTTGAACTATGAATATGTTCGCATGCCGTTCAGATTGAAAAACGCCCCAGCAACATTCCAAAGGTTAATGAATTAGGCATTACGAGGATTAATTGGAAAAGACTTATACGTTTACTTGGATGATGTAGTAGTATATTCGGAAACACTGGAGGAATATGATCACCGACTCAGGAAGTTCTTTGACCGACTCCGCGAGCACCGCCTCACCTTACAAACTGACAAGACCGAGTTTCTCAAGGAAAGTGTCACATATCTAGGTCACATAATATCAGCTGACGGAGTAAGGCCGAACCCCGAGAAAATTAGAGCAGTGTCAGAATTTCCGATTCCAAAAAACAGAAAGGGCCTCAAACAATTCTTAGGACTGGTAAATTACTATAGACGCTTCATTCCTGATATGGCAAAACGCGCAAAACCACTTACGAACTTAACGAGCATAAAAACTCCTTTTGTTTGGATCAAGCAAGCTTTGAGGACTTAAGACAAGCCCTGTGTAAGGAACCGGTACTACGAACCAGAACTGTCTCCTACCGAAACCCGGCTCCACCAAAGGTTAACCCCGATGATCTCGGAAGAAGAAATTGACGACGACGAATCTAGGGCAAATCTTTTCAACTCTGGTAAGCCCTTCTCTCTCAAAGGAACAAGTTTCCATCTTAAGAAGTCTCGATGAAACAATGGAATTCCCGGAACCAGAAAATTTGGATGAAGGATTAACATCGAATAGGGATGCTGAACAGAGACCAGCTACGACGACGAAACGTGTATCTTGGTCGCTGCCTCCGATTGAGGAAGCTTTAAATATCCTCCAGTCAACGATGATACATCCTACCTCCACTGCCCATAAAGGAGATTCCATATCTTACACAGAAGAGACAACCCAGCACACTCCCTCGTTAAAACGATCAACGGAATTCGATACATTTATGGATAATATGAAAACATTAGCTTCATCGGCAAATATGGAAAACCTACATCGTTCCCAATCTCGGTTTCGCGAACCAGCAATTCAAGCACAGAAAAGCACCACTCCAGAATGCGATATAACCATCTTGGAAACAACGCTAACAGCCGCTTCGGATAACTACGTTCATTTTATACCAGTCGATCGAGTTCTCACCAGCCCGATAAGCAAAACTCTAAAAGCACTTAACTTACTTCAAGAAACAGATTTACTAACGAAGGATTTAGAAGAAGGACGAATAATAGTTACACCTTCCGAAAGAgggaaaatttttaacattgttGCAATCAGGAATTTCTTCCACGAGGtaaatgaacgaaaattgGAACAATTATTAGTCGGTCTTCGAACCATGGTAGAAAAAGAACGCATCAGCTCGTTTCGAATAGCAGCGCATGGCGTAACTCTACACCATTTCAGTGCCAATACCTTCAAATCttatttagaagaaatatttcggaaaataccaataaaaatcagaatttgCACAGGGAAAATTCAAACACCTGAACAGGATCAGCGCGAGGACATTATTCGGTACTATCATGAAAGTTTAATAGGAGGACATAAGGGGGTAACGAATACTTACCAACGGATACGAAACCACTTCGATTGGCTACGAATGCGACGCGACATTGAAGATTTTATAAGAAACTGTCGCAGTTGTCAAGAACAAAAGCTCGTCCGCATAAAAACTCGTGACCCAATGCTTATAACGGATACACCAATCAAACCGTTCGACAAAGTGGCTCTCGATACCGTAGGTCCCCTTCCTATGACCCCTAGTGGAAATCAGCACATCTTAACTATACAATGGTAACTATCAAAATTCTGCATGGCAATTCCATTACCGGATATTCGTGCGCTTACCGTCGCCGACGCTTTGACGCGCTATTTCATCGCAATTTTCGGAGCACCGCGCGCTATTCTGACCGACCGCGGAAAAACTTTcatcaataatttaatgcaGGGCATAGCTCGCGTATTTAGAGTAGATCACGTTACAACATACGGTTACCGTCCCCAGACAAACGGCTCATTAGAAAGGAGCCATATCGTTCTTACCGAATATGTAAAACACTATTTGGAGAGATACGAAGACTGGGACTTGCTATTGCCCTTTGCGACCTACTCGTACAACACTTCGGTACACGAAGCGACAAATTTTACCCCGTACGAAGTAGTATTCGGTCAGTTAGCCAGGGATCCATTCACGCCGCTGTCTTAAGACGAAATTGCAACATATCCTTCATACGTACAAAATTTGGTTCAACGCCTAGATGAAATTCGGTTAATGacacagaaaaatatagatgaaaagaaattacgttcaaaattatattacgatCGCAAAAGTAACGAAGTTAATTTCAAGCCAAATGATCTCGTCTATGTATTAAAAGAACCGCGAATAGGAAAATTCGATTCACACTACGAAGGACCCTTCAAAATTTGCGATACCATCGAACAAAATAACGCTATTCTAACAAAGGAAAACGATCagaaattcatgaaacacTTCGACATATTAAAGCATGCTCACACCAAGGAAAAACCGCCTTGAGGGTAATTGATATCGGTTAACAATAACCGAGGTGGTAacaaaattagataaattaaaaatctttttctttcctcttatCAAAGgcaaataacaaaattgatgCCAATAAGttaaaattctctttaaaaatcttgttaataataacatcATTGCCAATacgaaagttttttttttaaacggtttAAACGACATTGTAACGCGAATTGTAGTCGCGACCCTCTCCTCTCACGCTCGCGCCCCGTCCTCCTTCCCCACTAGCAGTTCCAAAGGCCGCTGCCAGGCCGGAACCGCGCGCAACGCTAGCGCACGGCGCTCTGTCACTACCAAAAGTGGAGAGCGCCGTGCATAATTACCGAGACGCGCCGCTCGGGAAGGCAGAACGCCTGAGCGAGCAACCGATGTAACGTATTTCTCGACTATGAAAGGCTAGTTTCGCCGCTCAAACGCTCTCATTCTTTTCTGTAAACCCATACTCTCCTCTTTCCAACGGGGCGCGTCCGAAGAGATCGACCAAAGAGCCCTCTTTTCGGACGCGGTGAAACCGTCTAGCCTGTCACCCCACAACGAAGCTCGATCTTCGTGGCGTGGGAAAACCTGAGCCGCCGGTAAGACGCTCATTGCCTGGACAGGCGTCTCCGGGTCTCCACGGCTACTCGCTCTGGGAAGGATACTCGTGCTAACGCCGTTTATCCGACCTCACTAGAGCAACTCCCTCGTTAACTCCCGTCTCCCGAGATCCTCCTACCGCCGACTAATTGTTCCGCGCCGCAGCGACCGACGCCTCGAGGCACCCGCGACCACCGTGCTGTACAGTGCCGATACTCGCGTACCATTTACGCGCACCGCCGAAGGCCTACCCCTACGACGCGAGCCTGGAGCCCGGCTGACGACGGGCACCCTTCGCGACGGTTCAACCGCCCCGAACCTGAACCACGTGACAACATAAAGTCCCTCATAACCCAATCGGTcagtaaatttttcaaaccgCGATCGTCGACCTGCGAATCGCTCGAACCAACAATGCAAAATAGCTGCTGGCAAATTCCATCGGCACACTTGTCACTAAGCCTTATACTCAATTAGCGATTTCTCATAACACGAGGCAATATCGGCATGAAATTTTACTGTAGTTTTTCTCCCAACAGCAAAATGTCGACTACGCAAATCATGTTACTGCTTTGCTATATCCTGTGGACTTTTAGTACGGCCAACGAAATCGAAGAAGACTACGAGATTTTACCATTAAAAAACAATCCAGCCTATATTATGAGGAGGTACGGCCACTCCGAATCTTTCATgccaaatggaaaataataactgCTTTAGATGTACAAGACATACTAGACTCAAAACCACACATACAATCACAGATAgagaaaatcaaaacaatttgCAACACTCATAATTAGGAAAATTGCCCAGTGGACGTACTTAAAACCCAGTTGGAATAGAAATTAATGGACGCAAATCGGTACGAACAACTCTTACGCTATAGTCTGCCGAAATCCGTACCTACAAGGTCGCGAAGATCGGCACCACTAGGATTCATCGGTACAATTAGTAACGCTCTTTTCGGAACACTCACGGAGAACGACGCGAAATACTACAACCAGGAAATAGATAAAATTTACAGGGACCAAACGCGTCTATCACAACTACTAGGTAATCAGACACACGTTATCAAATCAGAATTTCAAGGCATTCACCAAGACCTAATAAATCTCAGAAATTCATCCTTGAGAATGAGCAATAGAATAAAGGAAATAGCTACAGGATTACGGAAGCTTAACGAAATTGAGGCAGATATGGAGATACAAAGGGCCGCAATATCTTGAACGAACCTAGTAGCAAGACACGTAGACGGGTATATTCAAGCTCTACAAATACTGACCGAAGCAATAATGTTCGTTAAACTAGGAATATTGGACCCCGCAATATTAGCACCCGATCAACTTGCAGAAACGTGCATCCAGATAAATCAGTCAACATCATACGAATTCCCCCTATCTTTAACGGAAATACACTTAgaggaattttataaaataattacaatcagGACTGCCTACACGAACGGAAGAGCACTAATATCAATAGAAATTCCTTTACTGGACAAAACACCTTTCAACCTCTACCATTTGCATCCATGCCCTTCCTTTCTACCCGTATCTCACAACACCTCTACCGCCATGCTCATAATTCCACAGACACCATACCTGGCGATTAACAGGATCCACCAGGAATACTTCTTGCCAACAGAAAAATTTATGCAACGATGTAAGACTCATCCCGATAAATACATTTGCCAACTTACGTTACCATTATACGACCTGGAAGATACACCAACTTGTGAAACCGATATTTTAACGCACACAAACAATGGAATGGAAAAAATGCAATGTAAGATCTCTAAAATCAATTTACACAATCGCTAACCATCTCTCAACCCCAAATGCGTAGTTGTACTCCGCCAAGGAGAAAACaccagtaaaaataaaatgtaaccaCCGCGCAGCAGGATATGAAGTAATACAGGGCCCCGGAATTTTAAAACTGAACAAGAACTGCCAGGCACAAATCAACAACTTAAGACTTCTCGCATCCGAGACAACAGCATTTCAAATAAACTCAACATTTAGACCATCTTTAACCTTAAACATAACGCAACTAATACCAGATTTGACACCGCaccatattaaaataatatccgaCTACCAGGCACAAGCCCCACCGATAGAACTATCACCAGATAAGACAAATGAACATACCATCGCACTAACAGAAATCGAATGCCAGGCCCAAGATCTGGCAAAGTAACACCGTACCGAGCGGGTAATAACATATACGACCTACGGAGGTATTACAGTAGGGGTGCTGGTCATTACAATTGGAATATTATGGTTCATTAAAAGGAATTCCAAAAACATTTGCGAAAGAAGATCTAAACCTAGAAAAGGAATAGAAATGACAATAAGGGAACGAACAGGAACAAGAACCACCGGAACACCGGGTATAAGGCCAACGATATCACCTCCACTATGCATTACCGAAATCCCGAGTACACGTCCCGCAATCGCAGCAGTGACATCGGGAAAGACAACGCACGCACATTTCTTCTAAAGGCAACAGGTAAAGCAAATCCAATCAGAACTCACCGTTACCACCTCCATTCATACCTAATATACCCTATATAAACCATCGCACGATTACACCACGCCAttatcaaagttttttttttgtgtgaaCAACAAAAACCGAAGTAAAGATCAGCAAAAATGGGTTTCTACAAGAGACAAAAAAACGGTATGTATTGCGAAATCATATAATTCATAGACAACGAGAGCAACTCTCCTCGAGTTACAATCCGTAATTAgcaaaagttttaattttttttctcttcctttctctTCAATCTCGAACAGCTACCCTGCCGATATTCGACGATACGAGAATGCCGCGTCTAGACACCCCCGGCAGAAAGGGTGCTGCCAGCACCCATCCTGGGTCAGATCAGGAAAAGGGAGTGTATACAAATACACTCCTGGGTAGCACGGGATGGCACTACAATTTCCGACGGATGCCATTGGGCACTCCCCGAAGGGGAAGCCACAAAATACGAACCAGCCTATATTCATCAGCTGGTGATAGAGGGCCGCAGGGCCCACGCGGCGGCCTCATGCTCCCAATGCAAGAGACGAGCACTAAACCGCGGCAACCCCGAGGAGTGCCTCGAATGTTCTGGCACAATAGCCAGGATACCTTGGCCGGAGTTAGCAGTACGACCGTGCATAGCGGTACAAGGACCAAGGACCCCCCCTTCCCCGAATACTTAGGCTAGCCGTGACACATAGACACTCACCCCTTATATTTTAagtcatatatatatatatatatatatatatatatatatattcggttctttaaaaattttttattattatttaaatttgtattactattatacaacggaattatattttattatattagattttattatatttatactatatgtacatgtatgttcgttttattattaatatattatttcacattttatttcataacatGCGTATTATATATccgatttattattactgcTCGCTCGCTACGCTCTCCTCTTTCCAAAAGGAAAGTTCAGTATTTATCTCTTTTATTCATACCCTATTGTACCCCATTTcgctaatttattttatattttaattttatatagcaAATCTATGGGATAAAAAACCAAGATTTGTTTTTCGACGAACAAAACCATATAgttaagtatattatttataacgcCATAACGATCTTTAGTAACATTGTGCGGTTTGGCAACACACGAGTTGGAGCACCTGCTTTATACAAGGCAGCCTCTTGAGACTGTCTTGTGTCTGGCAAGGGGGGTGTAACGTGCGGCCCTACCGAACGGTGCCTCACATCGTCAATTACCAAACCTTTAGGAATGCGCACGAACCACGATTCGGAATCGTGTTATTAAACCGAGTCGCGTGAACCGCAAGTCAGCAAACAAGCGTCAGCGATATTAGGCTCTTGCGCACGAATCGCCCATTGAATTTGGGACTTGCTCCAGATTCGGGAAATGTGGCAATTAAGATTCCGAAATTACGAATTGCGCTAGGCAAGGATCTGGGGCTATATAAACCCATGGTCACGACCACGGAGAGCtctttatgtattattattttggcaGTCAATACTCTGTAGTCGCGGACGGGTTAATCTCTCGCGTTAGTCTCATGTAGGTATCGTTTATCGTATCTCCGGCTGAGTAAAGAGTTCGCGTAAGTGAGAACATACGCACTAAAGATAGTCACCGCGgagttacctacgaaagtccgacgtttattattcgccaattattacagtcccgtgtcgcgagtgtacAACCAGACCAGATCAACGATTGGTATTGTTAAACCATTTTcaatcgtataatttttattcttgtttgtaaGTAATCCCAAACTcagttttgtttcataattatatttgttaatactcaAACTTAGTgacaattattatagaatcccaaaattcctttttttccaattaaatacagataaggtgagctttagctctttaaccGAAGACAAGAATCCCTAAAAAAAGTCCCAAACTAGACGTAACACTCCCAAAgatttgacacttaaattagGGACTAACTGTATATAGTATTCTTCTagcttctaaaaaaaaaaaaaaaattcaaatcatttagaccaatttcaaaacagggaattgtgttttaaaaggtgtctgaatattaatatgtGTTAGATTTGATGcgtgaatatatatttattgagaTGTGCATTTACCGAATTACAATTGGTAGGATTACAAAAGACAGCGTGTTCTAAGACTTTAGAAAAACCGACGATCGGGGGACTCCTCCAAAAAGTACGCTAGAGGACACTCTCATCTGGCGCGAATTACAAACCAGAATTCCTTACAATATGAGTCACTACATAAgcctaaaatataaatcatttgAACGAAGACGTCCATAGGTAAGTGAGGAAGCAGGTTGCGTTGTAGTAGGTAAGTCGTGAGATCGAATCCCACTGGAAGTAccagaaattaaaagaacttGTTCATCGTTTTCATCGAATCTAATCGCCAGAAATGAGTATAGTAAAGTAAGATCTACcaacaaatgaaacaaaatataaagtttatttaaatttttttttaaatctcaattttcaaaatttattcaatattgcccGAATATTCGATACacatcttctaaacataaatttcacattatccgaatatcttttaaacatttcttttatattccatgaatattttagtttatatttctaaatatgtaTGGAATATTGAACTCACATCTCTTAGATCTTGTTTCTGTATTCTCTAaatgtgttttaaatatttcatgtacaTTCTAAGCACATTTAATTCatgttcatttaatatttgttttatatttggtgtatatgtatacaatattcagacaaatatttttttcatcttaAACAGTGTggctaaaaaaatattttcttaatatttgaaaaaaatatttaaccaatGTTTTTGTGCTACTAGGGCAGCGTCGTCGACAAGGCTATACTGCTGCAAATCTCGGGCCATAATGCATGCAATTGCATGCGTTAATTCCCTTGCTATGTTTGAATTCGGCTCCAAGAAGGTTGGTGCAGCCGCTTATACTCCGCTGGTCCCAGCTTCTGATGTCGCCTGGAGTATGACGGAGTGCATCGTCCTTAAATGGCGCAACAAGGAACTGGTGTTgctgtgttttattttatattgtttatagCAAACGTTGCATTCAGCTGTGTCCGGctgaattttgtgaaaatgtaaagcaatttatataataagtGCAcgcaaaattcgaaaaaacgTATCCACGCGTGTAAAGTCGACAATCCAAAACGGAGATAGGCGGAATTAACTTCCTGTTTTAGCattttatcaatattgttGAAATCTTTTGTTGTTGCTCCGCACAAATAACAGCGTTGGATGGACAGGGTGGATGAAATTGCATTTCATACCCTGCCATCGGCCATTGTTAATGCAAGGTTATAGttaatcgaaatttctttCCCATCTGTGACTGTGTTTAAGGGAACAAgcttttctatttgtttttcaacgaATTCATCTTCATTTACAGATACCTCTGTATTTTCATggacgtatttattttaatgggTCTACAAAATCGAGGAGACGATGGCTTCTTATTGTTCCACATAACAGTGTCTTTTGCAGATATAAGCCGCAGTGGCATAAATGACGTCAAAAAAATATCTGAATCATATGTTCTGTCGTCAGCAAACGTCTGCTTGTACATGCTGTGACCAGAGCTTCCATCACATCCCCacttgcaaataaaaatcatttgtCTTAACTCTACTGGGGCCAAGCTTTTGATAACGCCATTACCAGTTAATAAAATCCGCTGAACGGTATGGTCTAACAAAGCTTGCAGTTTTACCTCTGCAGTACTCTCTGTGATTGTGATGTCCATTGCACCTGGATAGCATTTACGCTTTGCTTCTAATACCATTTTGTATGGCGGATAtgatttgcaatttttttccttGCTCATAACCCGCAATCCTAAATATTGCCTCTTCGATAAtttgttctttattaaaaGTGACAAAGCAGCATCATCGGACAACGTTGTTTCGGTAGTTGACTGTATGGATTTTTTATATGCTGTTGCTCTTGATGGAGTACAGAATACGTCCTTCATAATTTCTGAAGCATCTGTTTGTCTTACAGCTCGAAGACTCATTTGCGTGGCACGACATAATACCTCGGGAGAAAAATGAGATCGCACTTCCTCGGTTTTCCGTCGTTTTGACCTTTCGCTTGAGGACGTAAATTCCAAAAGAGGTCGTCCAGCTTTAAGTTTCAACATCTCTGAAATCACCTTAGGTATGCGAAATGCTACCAAAACCTTCAACCACTCttcaataatgttaaaaaatgtgttttcaGTTCGTCTTGTCTCCTGCCACTTCCTTCTCATTGTGTGAAACAATTTTGCTAAGGCAGATTTCAtctcctttttctttagcTGGATGCAGTATCCGGTCTTCTCGGCCAGCTGTTCTTCTAAATGTTCAATAATGACTTTTAAGCCACTATTCAGATGATCCTTCACCATGaggtaaatttcttttctagtGTAACGTATTTCACTATCACAAGATCctaaaagtaaatgaaattacaaaattgtacataAGATACAATACATTTAAAGCAGACTGTTTGGAACCAGAAGCAGTCTTCTGGTACCAAAATAGTCGGAACTTTCTTGTGAGCGTGACTCCACAATCTGGTGATATACATGGATCTTAAGAATTGTGGTCTTAATTCAGCTGTACAAGGAGGTATCGATGAagcatcaaaattttgtagcttctttgtttgtttgtttgttggATTACCATCGGGTAATCACTATGGTGACCAGCCCGCTTTGGAGCccgtttctcgtttcttcggTGAGGAGCATCCACTCCTCGATGCATTCCTGGCAATCAGCTGCAGGGGTAACCTCGGATATAGTCCGATGGCATACCCCGCACTTTGATACCCGTTCGGCTGCGTCGTGTAAGTCCAGGAAATGGAACCCATCCCGGATGAAGGCCCTCTGCGATGGCTCGTCCAACCTCCTGAAGCACGTGGGGCAAACCCAGGCGCGAGCCAGCCTGTAGTTTTTTATGTACCCCTTTACGCAGCTCATTTGGAGCAGCGTCTGGTATGCCTCTGGGTAATCTTGAGGGCGCACCCTGTCCATGGGCTCGTAGAATTCTGTCTCTTCTAATTCCTTCATCCTCATACTCTACTATAGCATCAATTGGATAATGTTGAATGGTACACGCTTCATCATACATCATATTAGCCTCCAACTGCCAATTAGGACATTTCATCATAGAAGGAAATCCTTGAACAACACTAAATCGACAATCATCCGCCACACTGTAATAATCTCAGTATTTGTTCTGACTAAACCTTGAGACAACaaaggaattttatatattttagatgTAGATGCATAATCTCTAATAATATGATACAATTGATAACGACGGCATTCTCATAACGATACCCATCCGGAATACGAAACGTTTCAAAACCATTACCAACTGGAACGTATATCTTTTCAACTCAATGACTATACAACGGAGTATTAATAACTGTATCAAATTCACTACAATAAGAAGGCTTTACCAAATTAGTAATAGGACCTACTTTTATATGATCTTTTTGACGCGCCATATGTTTATGTCTGAATAACCCATTTATATGCCCGCATAATGcactgtaaattatttttgaaaaatgtcgtaaGACGATTTGCAGTATATCCACATTTAcctaaattattccaaattccTTTGGTCATGGTTTTTGGGTAGGTCGAGATATCTCGAGCAGGAACTTCGGTGGTCGGGATTCTTCCAGTGAATAGACTTGGCTTAACAGCATCtaagtgtatatatattcaacTGATCAGAGATCGATACAACGTCGAGCAAGACTCGCCACGACAATTTAGTAGAAACCCTTCCTTCCTGAGTAACTCTTCTGCTCCGCCTCGTCTACACAAGGGAGCGAATTAGCTGTAGAGTCAGAGCTTGCCTCAACTCAGTCTGTCCACGCAAGGGAGCGAACTGGGATCGGCTCAGAAATTCGAGGAATTCTAACTATTCGTCGTTTTGCAGCCCTTTATATACCTGTTTGGGCCTGGACCCACGCGCCGTGATTGGCGGAACGAATCACGTAGTAGCGGTGCGCGGTGGGGGTAGTGACTCGACTGGGGGTAGCGTTACGTGGTGGGAGAGCTCCGCTCCGCGCGGTAATGCAAATGGGCGCTACTCTGGCGACCTATACGGAACCTACTGAAAGGGGTTCAAGGTATACTTTTTGGCATGCTAGAAACACACCCCAATCTTGCTGCAATcgcttttcgaagtcggttaaaaatattccattctaaatattgaatagatattcattttatacttaaaaaaaaaaaatttttttctaaatctagaataaacatcatatgtatatttaaatattaaaatgagattcagtctcttttattggatgaatatgtattcaatattttgtggTACTAGGGTATGTGAAAACTGAGACTGACAGTCGACGCTGGCAAATGTAAGGATACGGGATCGG contains:
- the LOC128882383 gene encoding uncharacterized protein LOC128882383; this encodes MSMSSFDILVNLMREHGQMVDSRFRKTISIEERSTVTLRTQFPNCVGAVGGKHVRLMCPQHSGSYVNRKGYHSINVQLVSDPDLRIIHVNARFPGITDDNYILNNSNILAALKSINEYHGNGFYLLATLPIFDDTRMPRLDTPGRKGAASTHPGSDQEKGVYTNTLLGSTGWHYNFRRMPLGTPRRGSHKIRTSLYSSAGDRGPQGPRGGLMLPMQETSTKPRQPRGVPRMFWHNSQDTLAGVSSTTVHSGTRTKDPPFPEYLG